Proteins from a genomic interval of Aspergillus flavus chromosome 7, complete sequence:
- a CDS encoding mRNA splicing factor ATP-dependent RNA helicase (pre-mRNA-splicing factor ATP-dependent RNA helicase-like protein cdc28): MDNRTFVSDSLLRLTNASDPTVVDFVLATASSAKSADSLQEKLVPFLDGSTEDINAFCWELYKRVGAGAKSGPSTGAQQERSDTASKKKYRLIQMEDDNPDSASSLGPTNIETERERRKRKVKDRNRTKEEPEGHNRWEKEENRKRARSLEESRDRHRSKKLRRRDKGDFDDRWGDEEIPDDEVYEEDEQIDNFEESPSKRTRLEDGSASPRSTDSADLDPDTKKEIERRRDIEERDEFAKRLAKKDDSKNKKIVEDRTRNSEVARRRALADDASARAAAMPELRMRSRQEYLKKRETERLALLRRQVAEEAAELRDNPNLTRREKEEFARNREVLRIAEERLRIDDYRDGYMMPDDYITEKGKIDRRKKEDALYKRYVDRDEYGQERFITEHEEWEMEQTAKAKAQINRAEFVDEGDYEYVFDDSQKINFVMDAKMEGTRKAMSQEQRIFQEKLDAAEKKAASIEDTRKSLPIYQFREEIIQAVHDHQVLIIVGETGSGKTTQIPQYLHEAGFTKNGMKVGCTQPRRVAAMSVASRVAEEMGVKLGNEVGYAIRFEDNTSDKTVLKYMTDGMLLRELLTEPDLGQYSALMIDEAHERTVPTDIACGLLKDIAKARPDLKLLISSATMDAQKFQQYFDDAPIFNIPGRRYPVDIHYTSQPEANYLAAAITTVFQIHVTQGPGDILVFLTGQEEIEAAEQSLQETARKLGSKIPEMIICPIYANLPSELQTKIFEPTPPKARKVVLATNIAETSLTIDGIVYVIDPGFVKENVFNPRTGMESLVVTPCSRASANQRAGRAGRVGPGKCFRLYTKWAYYNELEESTTPEIQRTNLSSVILMLKSLGIDQLLDFDFMDPPPAETIIRALEQLYALGALNDRGELTKVGRQMAEFPTDPMLAKAILAADKYGCVEEVLSIVSMLGEASALFFRPKDKKIHADSARNRFTIKDGGDHLTLLNIWNQWVDSDFSYVWAKENFLQQRSLTRARDVRDQLAKLCDRVEVTVSTCGSNNLQPIQKAITAGFFPNAARLQRGGDSYRTVKNGQTVYLHPSSTLFEVNPRWVIYFELVLTSKEYMRSNMPLQAEWLMDVAPHYYKKKDLETLGIERKMKGQGAAGEKSRD, translated from the coding sequence ATGGACAATCGAACATTCGTGTCGGATTCTCTCCTCCGCCTTACCAATGCCTCTGATCCCACCGTCGTCGACTTTGTGCTCGCCACTGCCAGCTCAGCCAAGTCAGCGGATTCATTACAAGAGAAGCTCGTTCCTTTCTTGGATGGAAGCACAGAAGATATTAATGCGTTCTGTTGGGAACTGTATAAACGGGTGGGTGCAGGCGCAAAGAGCGGGCCCAGCACCGGTGCTCAGCAAGAGCGCAGTGATACCGCCTCGAAAAAGAAGTACCGATTAATTCAAATGGAAGATGACAATCCAGACTCTGCAAGCTCTTTGGGGCCCACGAACATCGAAACAGAAAGGGAGAGGCGGAAGCGCAAAGTCAAGGATCGCAACCGAACCAAGGAGGAACCTGAGGGGCACAATCGctgggaaaaggaagaaaacaggAAGCGCGCGCGGAGCCTGGAAGAGAGCCGGGATCGCCACCGGTCTAAGAAGCTGCGACGACGGGATAAAGGGGACTTCGATGATCGCTGGGGTGACGAAGAGATTCCGGATGATGAGGtatatgaagaagatgagcaaATCGATAATTTTGAAGAGTCGCCGTCGAAGCGGACTAGGCTGGAGGATGGATCTGCGTCACCCCGGTCGACTGACTCTGCGGACCTGGACCCAGATACGAAGAAGGAAATCGAGCGACGACGGGACATAGAAGAACGAGACGAGTTCGCGAAGCGGTTGGCCAAGAAGGATGACAGCAAGAATAAGAAGATCGTCGAGGACCGGACTAGAAATAGTGAGGTCGCACGAAGACGAGCTTTGGCAGACGATGCTTCCGCTAGAGCTGCCGCTATGCCAGAACTGAGAATGCGTTCTCGGCAAGAATATCTCAAGAAGCGAGAGACAGAACGACTAGCCCTTCTGCGCCGACAGGTTGCAGAGGAAGCGGCAGAGCTGCGTGATAACCCCAATTTGACAcggagagagaaagaggagttTGCTAGAAATCGTGAAGTACTTCGGATTGCTGAGGAGCGGCTACGGATCGATGATTACCGCGATGGGTACATGATGCCAGATGACTATATCACGGAGAAGGGGAAAATTGatcgaaggaagaaagaagatgctcTTTACAAACGCTATGTGGATCGCGACGAATATGGACAAGAGCGGTTTATTACTGAGCATGAGGAGTGGGAGATGGAGCAAActgccaaggccaaggcgCAAATCAACAGGGCAGAGTTCGTGGATGAAGGTGACTACGAGTATGTTTTTGACGACTCGCAAAAGATCAACTTCGTCATGGATGCCAAGATGGAAGGGACTCGGAAGGCTATGTCCCAGGAGCAACGTATTTTCCAAGAAAAGCTAGACGCtgctgagaagaaggcggCATCGATAGAGGATACGCGGAAAAGTCTGCCTATCTATCAATTCCGGGAGGAGATCATTCAAGCAGTCCATGATCACCAAGTTTTAATCATTGTCGGCGAAACAGGTTCTGGTAAAACGACCCAGATCCCGCAGTACCTTCATGAAGCCGGTTTCACAAAAAACGGAATGAAAGTCGGTTGTACGCAACCTCGACGAGTCGCAGCCATGAGCGTTGCATCTCGAGTAGCCGAAGAAATGGGAGTGAAGCTGGGTAATGAGGTCGGTTACGCCATTCGTTTCGAAGACAACACAAGCGACAAAACAGTGCTCAAGTATATGACGGATGGTATGCTGTTACGTGAACTGCTAACAGAGCCAGACTTGGGCCAGTACTCAGCGTTGATGATCGACGAGGCGCACGAAAGAACTGTGCCTACGGACATTGCCTGTGGCCTGCTAAAGGATATTGCTAAGGCACGGCCAGATCTGAAACTGCTGATTTCCTCTGCAACAATGGATGCACAGAAGTTCCAGCAATACTTTGATGATGCACCTATCTTTAATATCCCGGGGCGACGTTACCCTGTGGATATCCACTATACATCACAGCCAGAGGCGAACTACCTGGCCGCAGCAATCACAACCGTTTTCCAGATCCATGTCACGCAAGGTCCTGGAGATATTCTTGTGTTCTTAACTGGccaggaggagatcgaggcgGCCGAACAGAGCCTGCAGGAGACTGCGCGGAAACTGGGGAGCAAGATACCAGAAATGATAATATGCCCTATCTATGCCAATCTACCATCAGAGCTACAGACTAAAATCTTTGAGCCGACGCCACCGAAGGCACGGAAAGTCGTACTTGCTACGAACATTGCCGAGACTAGTTTGACCATTGACGGTATTGTCTATGTGATCGATCCAGGTTTTGTTAAGGAAAATGTCTTCAATCCCCGAACTGGAATGGAAAGTTTGGTAGTGACGCCGTGCTCGCGGGCGTCAGCCAACCAGAGAGCCGGTCGAGCCGGCCGAGTTGGTCCAGGGAAATGTTTCCGTCTCTACACGAAATGGGCTTACTATAATGAATTGGAGGAGAGCACGACGCCCGAAATTCAGCGTACAAATCTCAGTAGCGTCATCCTGATGCTCAAGTCCCTAGGGATTGATCAGTTACTTGACTTCGACTTTATGGACCCCCCACCGGCCGAGACTATTATTAGAGCATTGGAGCAGCTTTATGCTTTAGGTGCACTGAATGATAGGGGCGAACTAACTAAGGTTGGAAGGCAAATGGCGGAGTTTCCGACAGACCCCATGCTGGCCAAAGCGATCTTGGCGGCGGACAAATATGGCTGTGTGGAGGAGGTGCTTTCTATTGTGTCAATGCTAGGGGAGGCCAGCGCTTTATTCTTCCGGcccaaggacaagaagatACATGCGGATAGTGCACGCAATCGGTTCACGATCAAGGATGGCGGGGATCATTTGACTTTGCTCAACATTTGGAACCAGTGGGTGGATTCTGACTTTAGCTATGTGTGGGCGAAGGAAAACTTTCTGCAGCAGCGCAGCTTGACTCGGGCACGCGATGTACGCGATCAATTGGCGAAATTGTGTGATCGAGTCGAGGTCACTGTCAGTACATGTGGGTCGAACAACCTGCAACCGATTCAGAAAGCCATCACGGCTGGGTTCTTCCCGAACGCAGCGCGCCTGCAACGTGGTGGTGATAGTTACCGGACGGTGAAGAATGGGCAAACAGTATACTTGCACCCGTCAAGTACGCTGTTCGAAGTCAATCCCCGGTGGGTAATCTATTTCGAACTCGTGCTTACTAGCAAAGAATACATGCGGAGCAATATGCCACTTCAGGCCGAGTGGTTAATGGACGTCGCGCCGCACTACTataagaagaaagacttGGAGACATTGGGCATCGAACGGAAAATGAAAGGACAGGGAGCGGCAGGCGAAAAGAGTCGAGACtga
- a CDS encoding lysine/ornithine N-monooxygenase: protein MEPVERKLEIGSRSYSKMPLTQQRSSGEPPRLKATPKDELHDLLCVGFGPASLAIAIALHDALDPCLNKTPNSNWQPKVCFLERQKQFAWHSGMLVPGSKMQISFIKDLATMRDPRSSFTFLNYLHQKDRLIHFTNLSTFLPARMEFEDYMRWCAQRFAHVVSYGEEVIEVIPGKTNPSSTLVDFFTVKSRNVETGEISARMARKVVVALGGTAKLPKELPQDPRIMHSSKYCTTLPAMLKDSREAYNIAVLGSGQSAAEIFHDLQKRYPNSKTTLIMRDTAMRPSDDSPFVNEVFNPERVDKFFSLSSAERQRSLTADKATNYSVVRLELIEQIFNDMYLQRVQNPDETQWQHRILPGRKITRVEHYGPHRRMRLHVRAVKDEKDSLVGNGKETLEVDALMVATGYNRNAHEQLLKNVQHLRPAGQENWTPNREYRVELDPSKVNAQAGIWLQGCNEQTHGLSDSLLSILASRSGEMVNSIFGGEFAGTTVPDTTHIRAML, encoded by the exons ATGGAGCCGGTGGAAAGGAAGCTAGAGATTGGCTCCCGTAGCTATTCTAAGATGCCCCTCACGCAACAGCGTTCCTCTGGAGAGCCACCCCGCTTGAAAGCTACACCGAAGGACGAACTCCACGATCTCCTCTGTGTGGGCTTTGGACCGGCTTCTTTGGCTATTGCAATTGCTCTTCACGATGCCTTGGATCCGTGCCTGAACAAGACCCCCAATTCCAACTGGCAGCCCAAGGTCTGCTTCCTGGAGCGACAGAAACAATTCGCGTGGCACTCGGGCATGCTGGTTCCCGGTTCAAAGATGCAGATTTCCTTTATCAAGGATCTGGCAACCATGCGGGATCCCCGCAGCAGCTTTACTTTCCTCAACTATCTTCACCAGAAAGACCGTCTGATTCACTTCACCAACTTGAGCACCTTCCTCCCGGCTCGGATGGAGTTTGAAGATTATATGCGGTGGTGTGCACAAAGATTCGCACATGTGGTGAGCTACGGTGAAGAAGTTATCGAAGTGATTCCCGGGAAGACAAACCCGAGTAGCACGCTCGTAGACTTCTTCACGGTCAAATCTCGGAACGTAGAGACGGGAGAGATCTCTGCCAGGATGGCACGCAAAGTTGTCGTTGCCCTTGGTGGTACTGCGAAGCTGCCCAAGGAGCTACCCCAAGACCCAAGGATTATGCATTCGTCCAAGTACTGTACTACTTTACCTGCCATGTTAAAGGACAGCCGAGAGGCCTACAACATTGCTGTACTTGGCAGCGGTCAAAGTGCCGCAGAAATCTTCCATGACCTCCAAAAACGCTACCCGAACTCGAAGACGACGCTGATTATGCGAGACACTGCTATGCGACCCAGTGATGATTCGCCATT TGTTAACGAAGTCTTCAACCCCGAACGGGTCGATAAGTTCTTTAGCCTTTCCTCTGCCGAACGCCAGCGCTCCCTCACTGCTGACAAGGCAACCAACTATAGCGTCGTCCGACTTGAGTTGATTGAGCAGATCTTCAATGACATGTACCTACAGAGGGTACAAAACCCCGATGAGACACAATGGCAGCATCGCATCCTCCCTGGCCGCAAGATTACCCGAGTTGAGCATTACGGACCGCATAGGCGGATGCGGCTTCATGTCCGGGCTGTGAAAGACGAGAAGGACAGCCTTGTTGGCAACGGCAAGGAAACATTGGAGGTGGACGCACTTATGGTGGCTACAGGCTACAACCGCAATGCGCACGAGCAACTACTGAAGAACGTACAGCACCTGCGCCCCGCCGGCCAGGAGAACTGGACCCCCAACAGGGAATACCGTGTTGAGCTGGACCCAAGCAAGGTTAACGCGCAGGCTGGAATCTGGTTACAAGGTTGCAACGAGCAAACGCATGGGCTGAGTGACAGTCTCTTGTCCATCTTAGCGTCACGCAGTGGTGAAATGGTGAACTCGATTTTTGGAGGCGAGTTTGCGGGAACGACGGTGCCGGACACCACTCACATCCGCGCTATGCTCTAA